A single genomic interval of uncultured Desulfobacter sp. harbors:
- a CDS encoding DUF294 nucleotidyltransferase-like domain-containing protein, with amino-acid sequence MKLEEHAKHTEELFGIPGEDIHKWLDGFFDASAFDKLLAGQRPAGYDPYSHRKFRHCVEGLEEAYEKFEGKYTREEIKNIFETHIKDDYQGYLPKREDFENDTFTEKYHIATEADDEKILSFEELTDYFQGKSYNYQKKKTEKYSDSFAIRIVLPTVFALILFISYIFLYVVPVFENNMLNQKKLMVKELTATAASVITHYQVLEERGELSPEEAKQRTIDEIKTMRYDSQNKNYFFIIDMTPKMIVHPYRPELTGKDLSNYTDKEDKSGRKLFIEFVRIVESNGEGYITYNWQWKDDPNKTAPKLSYVKGIPERGWIIGTGVYIKDIEDEIETLKMNIFKIFGVITDGLIILIVYFLIQSKRDETDRKRAEAGQKEVKDRYRALVESSNEGYLLAVDGRVIYSNFKLQQMLGYTSEELYQTDIWNIIFPDVENNSKLKEHLTNLFKNDADSGEFEAIAADSVGNHLDVIITTSRIFLSEKQGHVISLRPIIIRKSYLGVETAKSIATDYKPIHDSLIKEIRESNRIGHVVQNMNKLPGIIRKMIDTGAKPEALCMVIGTTYDEVIVRCIELSIEEIGQPPVTFAFLSLGSNARHEMTMSSDQDNAIIFEDTTQAPPDKIRVYFLKLGDRICSKLNSAGYDFCPGGIMALNPKWCLSEKEWHKRLKNVMNAPTPDGFLEFNVFFDLKCTYGNSDLANSIHSQIQLLMQEYPLFISYYAQNALIYKPPLNVFGGLKTELQDGTRTLNLKDALRPIEIFSRIYALKHGIDNPSTIKRLKEIRKKEDIPEEFYKVAVYIFNNIWQLRFFNQIFQHTSLRKVNDELDIEELNDLEVEHLKQVISRISMFRRQISLDFLGRITTDL; translated from the coding sequence ATGAAACTTGAAGAACATGCAAAACATACCGAAGAACTTTTTGGTATACCAGGAGAAGATATACACAAATGGCTTGATGGCTTTTTTGATGCAAGTGCATTTGATAAACTGCTTGCAGGGCAAAGACCGGCTGGCTATGACCCGTATTCTCATAGAAAATTTCGTCATTGCGTTGAGGGTTTAGAAGAAGCTTATGAAAAATTTGAGGGCAAATATACGCGAGAAGAAATTAAAAATATATTTGAAACACATATAAAAGATGACTACCAAGGTTATCTCCCCAAAAGAGAAGATTTTGAAAACGATACGTTCACAGAAAAATATCACATTGCTACAGAAGCTGATGATGAAAAAATATTGAGTTTTGAAGAACTTACCGATTACTTTCAAGGTAAATCCTACAATTATCAAAAAAAGAAAACCGAAAAATATTCCGATAGTTTCGCTATTCGTATTGTGTTGCCAACTGTATTTGCGCTGATACTGTTCATCAGTTATATATTCTTGTACGTGGTCCCAGTCTTTGAAAATAACATGCTAAACCAGAAAAAACTGATGGTAAAGGAGCTGACAGCAACAGCAGCAAGCGTAATTACGCACTATCAAGTATTAGAAGAAAGGGGGGAACTTTCCCCTGAAGAGGCCAAACAGCGCACTATAGATGAAATAAAAACGATGCGCTATGACAGCCAAAATAAAAATTACTTTTTTATCATTGATATGACTCCTAAAATGATCGTACACCCCTATCGTCCAGAGCTGACAGGCAAGGATCTGAGCAACTATACCGACAAAGAAGATAAAAGCGGCAGAAAACTATTCATTGAGTTCGTTCGTATCGTAGAATCCAATGGAGAGGGATATATAACATACAATTGGCAATGGAAAGATGACCCAAACAAAACGGCTCCGAAGCTATCTTATGTAAAAGGAATTCCTGAAAGAGGTTGGATTATTGGTACAGGTGTCTATATCAAAGATATCGAAGATGAAATTGAAACTTTGAAGATGAATATTTTCAAAATTTTTGGCGTTATTACTGACGGGCTCATTATATTAATAGTCTATTTTCTCATACAAAGTAAACGTGATGAAACCGACCGTAAAAGGGCTGAAGCAGGTCAAAAAGAAGTTAAAGATCGCTATCGGGCTCTGGTCGAATCTTCAAATGAGGGCTACCTTTTAGCTGTGGACGGAAGAGTTATATATTCAAATTTCAAGTTGCAACAAATGTTGGGATATACTTCTGAAGAGCTTTATCAAACCGACATCTGGAATATTATATTCCCTGATGTAGAAAATAACAGCAAATTAAAAGAACATCTAACCAATCTATTTAAAAACGACGCTGATTCCGGAGAGTTTGAAGCTATAGCTGCCGATTCTGTTGGAAATCATCTTGATGTTATTATTACAACATCTCGCATATTCCTATCTGAAAAACAGGGGCATGTTATTTCTTTACGTCCTATCATTATTCGTAAAAGCTATCTTGGGGTTGAAACCGCCAAAAGTATTGCGACTGATTATAAACCAATTCATGATTCTCTTATAAAAGAAATCAGAGAGAGTAATAGAATTGGGCATGTTGTCCAAAATATGAATAAGCTACCTGGAATTATACGAAAAATGATTGATACAGGTGCTAAGCCGGAAGCACTCTGTATGGTGATTGGTACGACTTATGATGAAGTTATAGTCCGTTGCATCGAACTGTCAATAGAGGAAATCGGTCAACCACCGGTCACGTTTGCATTCCTTTCTCTGGGTAGCAATGCACGGCATGAAATGACCATGTCCTCAGACCAGGACAATGCAATCATTTTTGAAGATACCACACAAGCACCTCCAGACAAGATAAGGGTATATTTCCTGAAACTTGGAGATAGGATCTGCAGCAAACTCAATTCCGCCGGTTATGATTTCTGTCCGGGGGGCATTATGGCTTTAAACCCCAAATGGTGTCTTTCTGAAAAAGAATGGCATAAGAGATTGAAAAATGTAATGAACGCCCCAACGCCTGACGGGTTTCTTGAGTTTAATGTATTCTTTGATTTGAAATGCACTTATGGCAATTCGGATTTAGCAAACTCAATACATTCACAAATTCAATTGTTAATGCAGGAATATCCTCTATTTATCAGTTACTACGCGCAAAACGCGTTAATATATAAACCGCCTCTTAACGTTTTTGGCGGTTTGAAAACTGAACTTCAAGATGGCACAAGAACCTTGAATCTTAAAGATGCACTACGCCCGATTGAGATCTTCTCAAGAATTTATGCCTTAAAGCATGGCATTGATAATCCAAGTACGATTAAAAGACTGAAGGAAATTAGAAAAAAGGAAGATATCCCCGAAGAATTCTACAAAGTAGCTGTATACATATTCAATAATATATGGCAGTTAAGGTTTTTTAATCAAATTTTTCAACATACCAGTTTGCGCAAAGTAAATGATGAATTAGACATTGAAGAACTCAATGATTTAGAAGTTGAACATCTAAAACAAGTTATCTCCAGGATCTCAATGTTTAGAAGACAAATCAGTCTTGATTTCTTAGGAAGAATTACAACCGACTTGTAA
- a CDS encoding DUF294 nucleotidyltransferase-like domain-containing protein, whose amino-acid sequence MKKNNKKFTSSIVIPTVLAIVMFIVSFYAIIIPMFEQSIMDRKKEMIHELTNTAWSVLSEYNDAYKAGKITKDEAQALAAEEVGKMRYGSEQKDYFWIITTDPVMINHPYRSDLNGKDLVNFTDKHGNKLFADAANLVNEKGEGIIEYYWQWKDDDSREVPKLSYVKAYQEWNWIIGTGIYLDDVRQEIKKLRNQLLRISILIISVITIILIYVLRQTKIIEEKRKDAVNKLTLSNQKYKSLVGASTEGTLMVVERKVVFANNKFINLLDNETESLVGTDFSELFKLSWDEMVSGIENPNKTHAFETELLKYKAGYHHVVAYVTQVEQSGSKAYIVVIKNITEKKRLRLDTQKLSEDVQLSLQLMNQPVKNLVNENIYCDINTPIIKVLELMNNKRSEIVSVRSSDETVGVVTDKDIRSRLINHEITMDSPVVKLMTSPVVSINQGALLYEAVLLFKEHGISHLMVTNNNNRIYGNISYLRCLEMQNNPLTLLIQEIQNCNVISKIRNIYNTVPVLIQAIFTSTDNISSVSRIITSIADAINKRVIEMAIAEVGQPPCEFAFLAMGSEGRGEQTLKTDQDNAIIFAEQSNDNKKYFLSLSETINENLHKIGYARCEGDLMAGNPEWCNHIDEWKHIFSEWINNPVTLNVLDSSIFFDMRMVYGSKQLVSELTDFVYEELEGKNEFFSQLVKTVADSTPVFGKKRVDIKKFLLPIVGYLRTKALFYSIKQTNSMMRLNYLMAYDLISESKAEEIEKMYNFLMHLRIKWQVSLILDSDWPTNTISLTNLTAIEQETLKNIIKEVLKLQEELQSMLQSKH is encoded by the coding sequence ATGAAAAAAAATAATAAAAAATTTACATCGAGTATAGTAATACCAACGGTATTGGCCATAGTAATGTTTATTGTTTCGTTTTATGCAATTATTATCCCAATGTTTGAGCAGAGCATAATGGATCGAAAAAAGGAAATGATTCATGAATTAACGAATACGGCCTGGAGTGTTTTGTCTGAATATAATGATGCGTACAAAGCCGGTAAGATAACAAAGGACGAAGCTCAAGCTTTAGCTGCCGAGGAAGTAGGCAAGATGAGGTATGGAAGTGAGCAAAAAGATTATTTCTGGATTATTACCACCGATCCTGTAATGATTAATCATCCATATCGATCGGACTTAAACGGGAAAGACCTGGTTAATTTCACAGACAAACATGGAAATAAATTATTTGCTGATGCAGCCAATTTAGTAAATGAAAAAGGCGAGGGGATAATTGAATACTATTGGCAATGGAAAGATGATGATTCACGCGAAGTGCCGAAGTTGTCCTATGTAAAAGCCTATCAGGAGTGGAACTGGATAATTGGTACCGGTATATATCTTGATGATGTAAGGCAGGAAATAAAGAAATTGCGAAATCAGTTGTTAAGAATATCAATTCTTATTATTTCTGTTATTACTATAATTCTTATTTATGTATTAAGGCAAACCAAAATAATTGAAGAAAAACGTAAAGATGCTGTAAACAAATTAACGTTATCCAACCAGAAATATAAAAGCCTGGTGGGTGCATCAACCGAAGGAACCTTAATGGTAGTTGAACGTAAGGTTGTATTTGCCAATAATAAATTTATTAACTTGCTCGACAATGAAACCGAGTCGCTGGTTGGAACCGATTTTTCAGAACTGTTTAAACTAAGCTGGGATGAAATGGTTTCAGGGATTGAAAACCCCAATAAAACACATGCGTTTGAAACCGAGCTTTTAAAATATAAAGCAGGTTACCACCATGTTGTAGCTTATGTAACACAGGTTGAACAGTCGGGTAGTAAAGCATACATAGTTGTTATAAAAAATATTACCGAAAAGAAAAGACTTAGGCTTGATACCCAGAAATTGTCCGAGGATGTTCAGCTTTCGCTTCAATTAATGAACCAGCCGGTCAAAAATCTGGTAAATGAAAATATTTATTGCGATATAAACACACCGATAATTAAAGTTCTTGAGCTAATGAACAACAAGCGTAGCGAAATTGTAAGTGTAAGAAGCAGCGATGAAACAGTTGGCGTTGTCACTGATAAAGATATCCGAAGTCGTTTAATAAATCATGAAATTACTATGGATAGCCCGGTTGTAAAGTTAATGACATCGCCGGTAGTTAGTATAAACCAGGGAGCATTACTGTACGAAGCGGTACTATTATTTAAGGAGCATGGTATTTCGCACCTTATGGTTACAAATAATAACAATAGGATTTATGGTAACATTAGTTATCTTAGATGCCTTGAAATGCAGAATAACCCACTAACACTTTTAATTCAGGAAATACAAAACTGTAATGTTATCAGTAAGATTAGAAACATTTACAATACCGTACCTGTACTAATACAGGCAATATTTACCAGTACCGATAATATTAGCAGTGTATCACGTATAATTACTTCAATAGCTGATGCCATAAATAAGCGAGTGATAGAAATGGCAATAGCCGAAGTTGGGCAACCGCCTTGTGAGTTTGCATTTTTAGCCATGGGGAGCGAGGGGCGAGGGGAACAAACACTTAAAACCGACCAGGATAATGCTATAATTTTTGCAGAACAGTCTAATGATAATAAAAAATACTTTTTAAGCCTGTCGGAGACTATAAATGAAAACCTGCATAAGATTGGCTATGCACGGTGCGAAGGTGATCTAATGGCAGGTAATCCTGAATGGTGCAACCACATTGATGAGTGGAAGCATATATTTTCAGAATGGATTAATAACCCTGTTACGTTAAATGTTCTCGATAGCTCTATCTTTTTTGACATGCGTATGGTTTATGGAAGTAAGCAGTTGGTTTCAGAGCTAACTGATTTTGTATATGAAGAATTAGAGGGTAAAAATGAATTCTTTAGCCAGTTGGTTAAGACAGTAGCCGATAGTACACCGGTATTCGGTAAAAAACGAGTTGATATTAAAAAGTTCCTGTTACCAATTGTCGGGTATTTAAGAACCAAAGCATTGTTTTATTCTATAAAACAAACAAATAGTATGATGCGGTTAAATTATTTGATGGCATATGATTTAATTTCCGAAAGCAAGGCTGAAGAAATTGAAAAAATGTATAACTTTCTGATGCATCTGCGAATAAAGTGGCAGGTAAGCCTCATACTGGACAGTGATTGGCCAACGAACACAATCTCGTTAACGAATCTTACAGCAATAGAGCAGGAGACGCTTAAAAATATAATTAAAGAGGTTCTCAAATTACAGGAAGAACTGCAATCAATGCTTCAATCAAAACACTAG
- a CDS encoding sigma 54-interacting transcriptional regulator: protein MLKYTPIAQFAIGIDHKVKIWNRACEILTGIPAEKIVGTDDQWKVFYPKKRPILADLVVDQDYETFLEKYGTKNPAQSDVVPNAWEATDFFENFNGKSRYIYFLAAPVFDDEGNITGAVTTLQDVTFRKNREDAMRRESEQLQQKYSMLRSSMGERFKFCNIIGKSQKMQDVYDVIVRAAASSDSVVIHGESGVGKELVAKAIHDTSQRKKAPFIPVNCGAISESLLENEFFGHVKGAFTGAYSDKKGFLSHANGGTLFLDEAGELSLNMQVKLLRAIEGGGYSPVGSTEVLHSDFRIVAASNQNLWEEVQKGRLRSDFFYRLYVIPVDIPPLRERKEDLALLADYFFSQMESPHHFDTLPGKDIKALYNYHWPGNVRELQNVLRRYVTFNSLDFMTLPDIDPPVIPPQATPGVITVSDSDVELPLTDAAARFEKQLIISALNQCRWHRENAAEKLGISRRTLYRKMMSHGLISAL, encoded by the coding sequence GTGCTTAAATATACGCCGATTGCCCAGTTCGCCATAGGGATTGACCACAAGGTAAAGATCTGGAATAGAGCCTGTGAAATTCTTACCGGCATTCCCGCTGAAAAGATTGTCGGCACAGACGACCAGTGGAAGGTTTTTTATCCCAAAAAACGGCCTATTCTGGCCGATCTTGTTGTAGATCAGGATTACGAAACATTTCTTGAAAAATACGGCACTAAAAATCCGGCACAGTCCGACGTTGTGCCGAATGCCTGGGAAGCAACAGACTTTTTCGAAAATTTTAACGGAAAATCAAGATATATATATTTTCTGGCGGCACCTGTTTTTGACGATGAAGGCAACATTACAGGCGCAGTGACAACGCTTCAGGATGTTACGTTTCGCAAGAATCGAGAAGACGCCATGAGGCGTGAATCCGAACAACTCCAACAAAAGTATTCCATGTTGCGGTCCTCAATGGGTGAGCGCTTCAAGTTCTGCAATATTATCGGCAAAAGCCAAAAAATGCAGGATGTCTATGATGTCATTGTGCGGGCGGCAGCCAGCTCTGACAGTGTTGTTATCCACGGCGAATCAGGGGTAGGAAAAGAGTTGGTTGCAAAAGCTATACACGATACCAGCCAAAGAAAAAAAGCACCGTTTATCCCTGTCAACTGTGGTGCCATTTCTGAATCTCTTCTGGAAAATGAGTTTTTTGGTCATGTAAAAGGTGCCTTTACCGGGGCCTATAGTGATAAAAAGGGCTTTCTTTCCCATGCAAATGGCGGCACCCTGTTTCTTGATGAAGCTGGAGAACTCTCCTTAAACATGCAGGTCAAGCTCCTGCGGGCAATAGAAGGGGGAGGGTATTCGCCGGTCGGGAGCACCGAGGTGCTTCATTCCGATTTCAGGATTGTTGCTGCAAGTAACCAGAATTTATGGGAAGAGGTTCAAAAAGGCAGGCTCCGCAGCGATTTTTTTTACCGCTTATATGTGATACCGGTTGATATCCCGCCCCTTCGTGAACGCAAAGAAGATCTTGCCCTCCTTGCCGATTATTTTTTCAGCCAGATGGAGTCTCCCCATCACTTTGACACCTTGCCCGGAAAAGACATCAAAGCGCTATACAATTACCACTGGCCCGGAAATGTCAGGGAGCTGCAGAATGTTCTTCGCAGGTACGTTACCTTCAATAGTCTTGATTTTATGACTCTCCCGGATATCGACCCCCCTGTAATTCCGCCCCAAGCCACCCCAGGAGTAATTACCGTTTCCGATTCAGACGTAGAGCTTCCGCTGACAGATGCCGCTGCCCGTTTTGAGAAACAGCTTATCATTTCTGCCCTAAATCAGTGCCGGTGGCACAGAGAAAATGCCGCTGAAAAACTGGGTATTTCCCGCAGAACACTTTATCGCAAAATGATGTCCCATGGGCTCATAAGCGCTTTATAG
- a CDS encoding acetate uptake transporter, whose protein sequence is MFNHLETGVVKMRDETLANPGPLGLMGFGMTTVLLNIHNAGFFEISAMILAMGLFYGGLAQIIAGILEFRKGNTFGVTAFISYGHFWLTLVALILLPKLGWADPTPAKFMACYLFMWGMFTLFMFFGTLKSNRGLQFVFASLTVLFFLLAVKDWTGSHLIGVIAGFEGIICGLSAIYLAMAEVLNEQYSKAILPVGSL, encoded by the coding sequence ATTTTTAATCATTTAGAAACAGGAGTAGTAAAGATGAGAGACGAAACTTTGGCAAATCCGGGACCGTTAGGGCTAATGGGATTTGGAATGACAACGGTGCTTTTAAATATTCATAATGCCGGTTTTTTTGAAATCAGTGCCATGATTTTGGCGATGGGTCTTTTCTATGGCGGTTTGGCCCAGATTATTGCCGGTATTCTTGAATTTAGAAAAGGTAATACGTTTGGCGTTACGGCTTTTATATCTTATGGCCATTTCTGGTTGACTCTGGTTGCGCTTATTCTGTTGCCCAAACTCGGATGGGCAGACCCGACACCTGCAAAATTTATGGCTTGCTATCTGTTCATGTGGGGCATGTTTACACTGTTCATGTTTTTCGGAACATTAAAATCGAACAGAGGCCTTCAGTTTGTTTTTGCATCGCTGACCGTATTGTTTTTTCTTCTTGCAGTCAAAGACTGGACAGGTTCACACCTTATTGGGGTAATTGCCGGTTTTGAAGGCATTATCTGCGGCCTGAGCGCTATTTATCTTGCTATGGCAGAAGTTCTCAACGAACAATACAGCAAAGCAATTCTTCCGGTAGGATCGCTCTAA
- a CDS encoding dynamin family protein has protein sequence MHRENYMNALREDIVDTVTRHLTPVAQRYGYSEMPLETNIKWRPMVLVIGNYSSGKSSLINEFLGAKVQATGQAPTDDSFTVLTYDDSVPETEGIQVVEHRDGKALLNDPEFPFSNLRKHGQRFAAHFQLKKINSPFLKDLAIIDTPGMLDSITERDRGYDYQEVLGDLAQKAGLVLVLFDAHKAGTVREAYKSIRDTLTAHTSEDRIIFVLNRIDECTSFNDLLRVYGTLCWNLSQITGRKDIPMIRMTYSSNATAAINKDSAPRTSFLPLLENQREDLKQTILQTPRRRLDHLASYVEIHGERLAHYIEALLAFGLEFRSFRIKKLFTGFLISLLGGSLVALLVMFLVGMADPTTLLSVGGIGAGLIMILWLAVFQRKLEQKFHSTRLEDLDSLTPVADQTRKDSWSAIRDLVYEHLKKNKGDYSLYELKLDLFDVQQVNDNATHDIREALSEFRVMSEDDLKKWEKDSVARKIYKKEQKEMADAEILKAGVRHLY, from the coding sequence ATGCACCGTGAAAATTATATGAATGCCCTTCGGGAAGATATCGTGGATACCGTAACCAGGCACCTGACACCAGTGGCTCAGCGCTACGGCTACAGCGAGATGCCTCTTGAGACCAATATCAAATGGCGTCCCATGGTGCTGGTCATCGGCAATTATTCATCCGGTAAATCCTCCCTGATAAATGAATTTCTAGGCGCAAAGGTTCAGGCTACAGGCCAGGCCCCCACAGATGATTCATTTACCGTACTGACCTATGATGATTCCGTGCCGGAAACAGAAGGAATCCAGGTGGTGGAACATCGAGACGGCAAGGCCCTGCTAAATGATCCTGAATTTCCTTTTTCCAACCTTCGCAAACACGGCCAGCGTTTTGCAGCTCATTTTCAACTGAAGAAAATCAACTCACCTTTTTTGAAAGATTTGGCCATTATTGATACCCCAGGCATGCTTGACAGCATTACCGAGCGGGACCGGGGATATGATTATCAGGAGGTCCTCGGCGATCTCGCCCAAAAGGCCGGGCTGGTGCTGGTACTGTTTGACGCCCACAAGGCCGGAACCGTGCGGGAGGCATATAAAAGCATTCGGGATACCCTGACCGCCCATACCTCTGAAGACCGGATCATCTTTGTGCTCAACCGTATTGATGAATGCACCTCTTTTAATGATCTGCTGCGGGTTTACGGCACCCTGTGCTGGAATTTGTCCCAGATTACCGGACGAAAGGATATCCCCATGATCCGGATGACCTATTCGTCCAATGCCACCGCCGCCATCAACAAGGATTCAGCACCCCGGACCTCGTTTCTTCCCCTTCTTGAAAATCAGCGAGAGGATTTGAAACAGACTATTTTACAGACCCCACGCCGCAGACTGGATCATCTGGCTAGCTACGTGGAGATTCACGGGGAGCGTCTTGCCCATTATATTGAAGCGCTTCTGGCCTTTGGTCTGGAATTCAGAAGTTTTCGCATAAAAAAATTGTTTACCGGGTTTTTAATCAGTCTTCTGGGAGGAAGTTTGGTTGCCTTACTCGTGATGTTTTTGGTCGGAATGGCCGATCCCACTACCCTGTTATCTGTGGGCGGTATCGGTGCCGGCCTGATCATGATTTTATGGCTGGCGGTTTTTCAGAGAAAGCTGGAACAAAAATTCCACAGCACTCGCCTGGAAGATCTTGATTCCCTCACCCCCGTTGCCGATCAGACCCGCAAAGATAGTTGGAGCGCTATCCGGGATTTGGTATATGAGCATCTGAAAAAAAACAAAGGAGACTATTCCCTTTATGAACTCAAACTGGATCTGTTTGACGTTCAGCAGGTCAATGATAACGCCACCCATGATATTCGGGAGGCATTGAGCGAGTTTCGTGTTATGTCTGAGGATGACTTGAAAAAATGGGAAAAAGACAGTGTGGCCCGTAAAATTTATAAAAAGGAGCAAAAGGAAATGGCCGATGCCGAAATTCTGAAAGCCGGCGTACGGCATCTGTACTAG
- a CDS encoding DUF2333 family protein: MEEAVKKKSFLIKILISKWFIITVLILCIGGYATWWGMHSWKDFTAKKGGQTHEMQFAQETDEAHDTHSTINDTTHAAQTMHQSAMEKQDSHTSTQHTAETQEHTGSHTAFIDANDEDKADSPAPATSAGGHGTMHAAPVRTGPRGVAFVEACIQPLDHELNHRFLGWRPNDIIRIADNIKNLQLGILEVTRRTAVALAENLSRTGRADAYVPGLEYAMNSFMIKPSEFMFPSAESKYQEGLDEWRNYQNMLRRGEASFYRRVDNLVPLLKAYESILGSCDENLVKDLGKISTFKADDVFYYTKGVATAMGTILEAVALDFDDTLSVQGTEVLHHAVEALHHASHMDPWIVLEGSPDGILANHRANTAASISHARFYLDVLSRSLTGNL; the protein is encoded by the coding sequence ATGGAAGAGGCGGTAAAGAAAAAGAGTTTTTTAATAAAGATACTTATATCCAAATGGTTTATCATCACAGTACTGATCCTGTGCATTGGCGGGTATGCCACATGGTGGGGCATGCACTCATGGAAGGATTTTACTGCAAAAAAGGGTGGGCAAACCCATGAAATGCAATTCGCCCAAGAAACAGACGAAGCCCATGACACTCATAGCACGATAAACGACACAACTCATGCTGCCCAGACCATGCATCAGTCCGCCATGGAGAAACAAGATTCCCACACATCCACCCAGCATACGGCGGAAACCCAAGAGCATACAGGCTCTCACACGGCGTTTATTGACGCCAACGATGAGGATAAAGCGGATAGCCCTGCGCCAGCTACATCGGCAGGCGGACACGGGACGATGCATGCCGCGCCGGTGCGCACAGGCCCCCGCGGAGTTGCCTTTGTTGAGGCTTGCATCCAGCCCCTTGATCATGAGTTAAACCACAGATTCCTGGGATGGCGGCCCAATGACATCATCAGAATTGCCGATAATATTAAAAATTTGCAATTGGGTATTTTGGAAGTGACCCGCAGAACGGCTGTAGCACTAGCCGAAAATCTGTCACGGACCGGAAGAGCCGATGCCTATGTTCCCGGCCTGGAATATGCCATGAACTCATTTATGATCAAGCCCTCCGAATTTATGTTTCCCTCGGCTGAAAGCAAATATCAAGAGGGTTTGGACGAGTGGCGAAATTATCAGAACATGCTAAGAAGAGGAGAGGCCAGTTTTTACCGGCGGGTTGACAACCTGGTTCCTCTGCTTAAGGCATATGAAAGCATCTTGGGCAGTTGCGATGAAAATCTGGTCAAGGACTTGGGAAAGATCAGTACCTTTAAGGCTGATGATGTCTTTTACTATACAAAGGGTGTGGCCACCGCCATGGGTACCATCCTCGAGGCGGTAGCTCTGGATTTTGACGACACCCTCTCGGTTCAAGGCACGGAAGTACTCCATCACGCTGTTGAGGCCCTTCATCATGCCTCGCACATGGATCCCTGGATCGTTTTGGAGGGCAGCCCGGATGGCATACTCGCCAACCACCGGGCCAACACAGCAGCCTCCATAAGCCATGCTCGCTTCTATCTGGACGTGCTGTCCAGATCACTGACAGGCAACCTGTAA
- a CDS encoding universal stress protein: MEDIKRIVTPIDFSDNTETVVSTAACIAGKFSADLDLVYVAESFEDYTTFRTPPANLPALIEELLNSAKEQMNAFIAKNKEKFSALGVSTINGEVLSGDIAEQIIKYAGDANEQIIVMGTHGYKGFNRLVFGSVAEKVVKTACCPVMTIKPCSKECKTK, encoded by the coding sequence ATGGAAGATATCAAACGTATTGTAACCCCCATAGATTTTTCAGATAATACCGAAACGGTCGTCAGCACTGCTGCGTGTATTGCAGGGAAATTTTCAGCAGATCTTGACTTGGTTTATGTTGCTGAAAGTTTTGAGGATTATACAACATTCCGTACTCCTCCGGCGAATTTGCCTGCGCTGATAGAAGAGTTGCTTAACTCCGCTAAAGAACAGATGAACGCTTTTATAGCAAAGAATAAGGAAAAGTTCAGTGCTTTGGGCGTGTCTACAATTAATGGCGAAGTACTATCTGGGGATATTGCAGAACAAATTATAAAGTATGCCGGTGATGCAAACGAACAAATTATCGTCATGGGTACTCATGGATATAAGGGTTTTAATCGTCTAGTATTTGGCAGTGTTGCAGAAAAGGTAGTAAAAACAGCATGTTGTCCGGTTATGACCATCAAGCCTTGTAGCAAGGAATGTAAAACCAAATAG